A part of Larkinella insperata genomic DNA contains:
- the rimO gene encoding 30S ribosomal protein S12 methylthiotransferase RimO, which translates to MKTKGLRSNKINIVTLGCSKNLVDSEVLYTQLKGNGYNVSHESKKDDANIVVINTCGFIDNAKEESINTILRYVDAKDAGVVDKVYVTGCLSHRYKDELEVEIPTVDAWFGTNELPRLLKTLKADYKHELVGERLLTTPAHYAYLKIAEGCDRPCSFCAIPLMRGHHVSRPAEELVKEAHSLARRGTKELILIAQDLTYYGLDLERKRTLADLINRLADVAGIDWIRLQYAYPSGFPMDVLDVMRERSNVCKYLDMPLQTGSTELLKLMRRGITREKTEALIYSIREKVPDIALRTTLIVGHPGETESMFDETYDFVERMRFDRLGAFTYSHEDNTHSYTMPDDIPTDIKQERADAIMELQQGISSELNQEKLGKTYKVLFDRKEGGFFIGRTEFDSPEVDNEVLVPASQYVRLGDFANVRITEAHEFDLYGEVVL; encoded by the coding sequence TTGAAAACAAAAGGCTTACGCTCGAATAAAATTAATATCGTCACGCTGGGTTGCTCCAAGAACCTGGTCGACTCGGAAGTACTTTACACCCAGTTGAAAGGCAACGGCTACAACGTTTCGCACGAATCGAAGAAAGACGATGCTAATATTGTGGTGATTAATACCTGCGGTTTCATTGATAACGCAAAGGAGGAATCGATCAACACCATCCTGCGGTACGTTGACGCCAAAGACGCGGGTGTGGTCGATAAAGTGTATGTGACGGGTTGTCTGTCGCACCGCTATAAAGACGAGCTGGAAGTGGAAATTCCCACCGTTGACGCCTGGTTCGGCACCAACGAACTGCCGCGGCTGCTCAAAACGCTGAAAGCCGATTACAAACACGAACTGGTGGGCGAACGGCTTCTGACTACTCCCGCCCATTACGCGTACCTGAAAATTGCCGAGGGATGCGACCGGCCCTGTTCCTTCTGCGCCATTCCGCTTATGCGCGGTCACCACGTCTCGCGCCCGGCCGAAGAACTGGTGAAAGAGGCTCACTCACTGGCCCGGCGTGGCACCAAAGAACTGATTTTGATTGCCCAGGACTTAACCTACTATGGTCTGGATCTTGAACGGAAACGCACCCTGGCCGATCTGATCAACCGGTTGGCCGACGTAGCAGGCATCGACTGGATTCGGTTGCAGTATGCCTACCCGTCGGGTTTTCCGATGGATGTACTGGATGTGATGCGCGAGCGGTCGAACGTCTGTAAGTACCTCGACATGCCGCTGCAAACCGGCTCTACCGAACTGCTCAAACTCATGCGCCGGGGCATTACGCGCGAGAAAACCGAAGCGCTGATTTACAGCATCCGCGAGAAAGTACCCGATATTGCCCTTCGGACTACCCTGATCGTCGGCCACCCCGGCGAAACGGAATCGATGTTCGACGAAACCTACGACTTTGTTGAACGGATGCGCTTCGACCGGTTGGGAGCCTTCACCTATTCGCACGAGGACAACACGCATTCTTACACCATGCCCGACGACATTCCGACCGATATCAAGCAGGAACGCGCCGATGCCATCATGGAACTGCAGCAGGGAATCTCTTCAGAACTGAATCAGGAAAAACTCGGTAAGACTTACAAAGTGCTGTTCGACCGCAAAGAGGGCGGCTTTTTTATCGGTCGCACGGAGTTCGATTCGCCCGAAGTGGACAACGAAGTTCTGGTGCCGGCCAGCCAGTACGTTCGTCTGGGCGACTTTGCCAACGTACGGATTACGGAAGCCCACGAATTTGACCTCTATGGCGAGGTCGTTTTGTAA
- the ftsY gene encoding signal recognition particle-docking protein FtsY → MGLFDFFSKEKKESLDKGLEKSKDSFFSKLNRAVVGKSTVDDQVLDELEEVLVTSDVGVETTVKIIRRIEARVARDKYVSTSELDRILREEIAALLAENRSVDVNDDFSLPAGKKPYVIMVVGVNGVGKTTTIGKLAAQYHKRGYKVVLGAGDTFRAAAVSQLKLWGERVGVPVIDHGMNTDPSAVAFDAVKKAVDMNADVVIIDTAGRLHTKVNLMNELSKIKRVVQKFLTEAPHEVLLVLDGSTGQNAFIQATEFTKATDVTALAITKLDGTAKGGVVIGISDQFKIPVKYIGVGEKIEDLQTFSKMEFVDSFFKKA, encoded by the coding sequence ATGGGCCTGTTTGATTTTTTCTCGAAGGAAAAAAAAGAATCACTTGATAAAGGGCTGGAAAAGTCCAAAGATAGTTTTTTCTCGAAACTCAACCGCGCCGTTGTTGGTAAATCGACCGTCGACGATCAGGTACTCGACGAACTGGAAGAAGTTTTGGTGACGTCCGACGTGGGCGTTGAAACCACCGTTAAAATTATCCGGCGCATCGAAGCGCGCGTGGCCCGGGATAAATACGTCAGTACCAGCGAGCTGGATCGGATTTTACGGGAAGAAATTGCTGCGCTGCTGGCCGAAAACAGATCCGTCGATGTTAACGATGATTTTTCGTTGCCTGCTGGCAAAAAACCGTACGTTATCATGGTCGTGGGCGTCAACGGCGTCGGGAAAACAACCACGATCGGGAAACTGGCGGCTCAGTATCACAAACGGGGTTATAAAGTGGTGTTGGGGGCGGGCGATACCTTCCGGGCGGCCGCGGTTTCCCAACTGAAACTCTGGGGAGAACGGGTTGGCGTGCCGGTAATCGATCATGGTATGAATACCGACCCCTCGGCGGTGGCCTTCGATGCCGTAAAAAAAGCCGTCGATATGAACGCCGACGTGGTTATTATCGATACGGCGGGCCGTCTGCACACGAAAGTCAACCTGATGAACGAATTATCGAAGATCAAGCGGGTGGTGCAGAAATTCCTGACCGAAGCCCCCCACGAAGTATTGCTGGTCCTCGACGGGTCGACGGGGCAGAACGCCTTTATTCAGGCGACGGAATTTACCAAAGCGACGGATGTAACGGCGCTGGCCATCACGAAGCTGGACGGCACGGCCAAAGGCGGGGTGGTGATCGGTATTTCGGATCAGTTCAAGATACCGGTGAAATACATTGGCGTCGGTGAAAAAATCGAAGATTTACAGACTTTCAGCAAGATGGAGTTTGTGGATTCGTTTTTTAAGAAAGCCTGA
- a CDS encoding DUF4295 domain-containing protein yields MAKKVVATLKKEGGGKNFAKIIKAVKSPKTGAYTFREEMVPLEEVQAALKG; encoded by the coding sequence ATGGCAAAGAAAGTTGTTGCAACCCTGAAGAAGGAAGGTGGCGGTAAGAACTTCGCAAAGATTATCAAAGCCGTAAAATCACCGAAAACCGGTGCTTACACCTTTAGAGAAGAAATGGTCCCACTGGAAGAAGTACAGGCTGCTCTGAAAGGCTAG
- the rpmG gene encoding 50S ribosomal protein L33 yields the protein MAKKGNRIQVILECTEQKDTNVPGTSRYITTKNRKNTPSRIELKKYNPNLKRVTVHKEIK from the coding sequence ATGGCTAAGAAAGGCAATAGAATTCAGGTGATTTTGGAGTGTACGGAGCAGAAGGACACGAACGTTCCGGGCACTTCGCGCTACATTACCACCAAAAATCGGAAGAATACGCCGAGCCGGATCGAACTGAAAAAGTACAATCCGAACCTGAAACGCGTAACCGTACACAAAGAAATTAAATAA
- a CDS encoding NADH-quinone oxidoreductase subunit D, which yields MTPQTIQYEYQPGLFQASEPNKYTTDDLESGQMILNMGPQHPSTHGVLRMEIVTDGEIIVDVVPHLGYLHRCFEKHAESLPYNQTLPFVDRLDYLAAMNSEHVFCMGVERMLGIEGELLNRPDGRRIEYIRVLVSELNRLASHFVAIGTYALDIGAYTPFLWMMRDREHLQRLLEWVSGARMLYNYIWIGGLFYDLPVGFEERCQEFLKYLKPKLLEMQQLVAENKIFVKRTAGVGVLPLPVAINYGCSGPVLRASGLRYDLRRVDGYSVYPELEFDIPIGEGAVGKLGDCWDRNYVRVMECWESVRIAEQCLTQLTGDLKRTRDFDPQALVPKKIRPKAQEFYIRGEISKGELGFFFRADGRSDVPFRCRARSCSYHNLSVISEISKGAMIADLVAIIGSIDVVMGEVDR from the coding sequence ATGACTCCACAAACCATCCAATACGAATACCAGCCCGGACTGTTTCAGGCGTCCGAGCCGAATAAATATACAACCGACGACCTTGAGTCCGGTCAGATGATTCTGAACATGGGGCCGCAGCACCCCTCGACGCACGGTGTTCTCCGCATGGAAATCGTTACCGACGGGGAAATCATCGTGGATGTGGTGCCGCACCTGGGCTACCTGCACCGCTGCTTTGAGAAACACGCCGAGTCGCTGCCGTACAACCAGACGTTGCCGTTTGTTGATCGGCTGGATTACCTGGCCGCCATGAACAGCGAACACGTTTTCTGCATGGGCGTTGAGCGAATGCTGGGCATTGAAGGTGAACTGCTGAACCGTCCCGACGGGCGACGGATTGAATACATCCGGGTGCTGGTTTCCGAACTCAACCGGCTGGCGTCCCACTTTGTAGCGATTGGCACCTACGCGCTGGACATTGGCGCCTATACGCCGTTCCTGTGGATGATGCGCGACCGCGAACACCTGCAACGGCTGCTGGAATGGGTCAGCGGGGCGCGAATGCTCTATAATTATATCTGGATTGGCGGCCTGTTCTACGATCTGCCGGTGGGATTTGAAGAGCGGTGTCAGGAGTTTCTGAAATACCTGAAACCGAAGTTGCTGGAAATGCAGCAGCTAGTGGCCGAGAACAAGATTTTTGTTAAGCGAACGGCGGGCGTGGGCGTTTTGCCGCTGCCGGTAGCCATCAATTATGGCTGCTCCGGGCCGGTCTTGCGGGCGTCGGGTCTGCGGTATGACCTGCGCCGGGTTGATGGTTATTCCGTTTATCCCGAACTGGAGTTTGACATTCCAATCGGGGAAGGAGCCGTTGGCAAACTGGGCGATTGCTGGGACCGGAACTACGTGCGGGTGATGGAGTGCTGGGAATCGGTCAGAATTGCCGAGCAGTGTCTGACGCAACTGACGGGCGATCTGAAGCGCACCCGGGACTTTGATCCGCAGGCTCTGGTGCCGAAGAAAATCCGCCCGAAAGCGCAGGAGTTTTACATTCGGGGCGAAATTTCGAAGGGGGAATTAGGCTTCTTTTTCCGGGCCGACGGCCGGTCGGATGTGCCCTTCCGCTGCCGGGCGCGCTCGTGTTCGTACCACAATTTGTCCGTCATCAGCGAAATTTCCAAAGGTGCCATGATTGCGGACCTGGTGGCTATTATCGGGTCCATTGACGTGGTAATGGGAGAGGTCGACCGTTAA
- the hpt gene encoding hypoxanthine phosphoribosyltransferase — protein MLTIKDKNFVPFIDQNKLKNRIVQLADQINHDYQDREPMLVVVLNGAFIFAAELMTHLTIPCRVTFIRVSSYQQTASTGIVRELLGLSESLTGQDIILIEDIIDTGLTIQEVSRQLRQQQPSSLEIATMLFKPEALKVEVAIKYVGFEIENQFVVGYGLDYDGLGRNTKEILVLA, from the coding sequence ATGCTGACCATCAAAGACAAAAACTTTGTTCCCTTCATCGATCAAAACAAGCTGAAAAACCGCATTGTTCAGCTTGCCGACCAAATCAACCACGACTACCAGGACAGAGAGCCCATGCTCGTTGTGGTGCTGAACGGCGCGTTCATCTTTGCGGCCGAGCTGATGACTCATCTGACCATTCCGTGCCGGGTTACCTTCATTCGGGTCAGCTCCTACCAGCAAACGGCTTCGACGGGCATTGTCCGGGAATTACTCGGCTTGAGTGAGTCGCTCACCGGTCAGGATATCATTCTGATCGAGGATATTATCGACACGGGTTTGACCATCCAGGAAGTATCGCGGCAGTTGAGGCAGCAACAGCCCAGCTCACTGGAAATTGCAACCATGCTGTTCAAACCGGAGGCCTTGAAAGTCGAGGTAGCGATTAAATACGTCGGTTTTGAAATCGAAAACCAGTTTGTCGTTGGCTACGGCCTGGACTACGACGGTTTGGGTCGTAACACAAAGGAAATACTCGTCCTGGCTTAA
- a CDS encoding tetratricopeptide repeat protein: MKKNILVLIGFLLTLTARAQVYSLAEFDKKYDMLLKHPGVQIESAEAINNLYNYKFYEADKEFRWLKLRYPDHPMPYFLMALAEWWKIVPNTENTDFDDRCHAYLDTTITKAEKLYDSKDNKVEPSFFLAAGYGFKGRLYSERKKWAKATWAGKNALKYFEKCKGNGDLTPELLFGDGLYNYYAQWIPKNYPALKPILMFFPKGNKAEGIRQLELTANNAFYTRTEARYFLLQIYSMENQYDKAYDLAKYMWQQYPDNPYFERYYARTAFVRGYNNEAIAAANSILSKIERGMDGYEGVGGRTAAYIVAYANHHYTRDMAKAKQYYQKTIDFAKQTNSFDAAYYWASVLNLGKIAAAEKNYDQAQTYYKEVIDKADRKSSQHKEAKDGLDNLKKLRREERRKARRG, translated from the coding sequence ATGAAAAAAAACATTCTTGTTTTAATAGGCTTTTTGTTGACTCTGACGGCGCGCGCCCAGGTTTATTCACTAGCCGAATTTGACAAAAAATACGATATGTTGCTGAAGCACCCCGGCGTTCAGATTGAGTCGGCGGAAGCGATCAATAACTTATATAATTACAAATTTTACGAAGCGGACAAAGAGTTTCGGTGGTTGAAGCTGCGGTATCCCGACCATCCGATGCCCTACTTCCTGATGGCGCTGGCGGAATGGTGGAAAATCGTGCCGAATACCGAAAACACTGATTTCGACGACAGGTGTCACGCGTATTTGGACACAACCATCACCAAGGCCGAAAAGCTGTACGATAGCAAAGACAACAAAGTCGAACCCTCGTTTTTTCTGGCGGCTGGCTACGGTTTTAAAGGTCGGCTTTACTCCGAACGGAAAAAATGGGCCAAAGCAACCTGGGCGGGCAAAAATGCCCTTAAATACTTTGAGAAGTGTAAAGGCAACGGTGATCTGACGCCGGAACTGCTGTTTGGCGATGGGTTGTACAATTATTATGCGCAGTGGATTCCGAAAAACTATCCGGCGCTCAAGCCCATTTTGATGTTTTTTCCGAAAGGCAACAAAGCGGAAGGAATCCGGCAACTGGAGTTGACGGCCAACAACGCGTTTTACACCCGCACGGAAGCCCGGTATTTCCTGCTTCAGATTTACAGCATGGAAAACCAGTACGACAAAGCGTATGATCTGGCGAAATACATGTGGCAGCAGTATCCGGACAACCCGTACTTTGAGCGTTATTACGCCCGGACGGCCTTTGTGCGGGGCTACAACAACGAAGCCATCGCGGCCGCTAACAGCATCCTGAGCAAGATTGAGCGCGGGATGGACGGTTACGAAGGCGTCGGTGGGCGAACTGCGGCTTACATAGTGGCCTATGCCAACCACCACTACACCCGCGATATGGCGAAAGCCAAGCAGTATTACCAGAAAACCATCGATTTTGCCAAGCAGACGAATTCCTTCGATGCGGCCTATTATTGGGCGTCAGTGTTGAACCTGGGAAAAATTGCAGCGGCTGAGAAGAACTACGATCAGGCGCAAACTTACTACAAGGAAGTGATTGACAAGGCCGACCGCAAATCCAGCCAGCACAAAGAAGCCAAAGATGGGCTGGATAACCTGAAGAAATTACGCCGGGAGGAACGGAGGAAAGCGCGAAGAGGGTAA
- a CDS encoding Lrp/AsnC family transcriptional regulator — protein MSGIKLDQIDRKVLEILQTNAKITNAQLSKEIGLSPAPTLERVKKLETSGIIQSYHAQLNRDRVGLGVTTFVQVSLVGHKKQVTESFVNAVKNIPEIIECHHITGSGDFLLKVIAKDIASYQVLMLEKINEIEEVASTQTMVILSTFKESKVLPIP, from the coding sequence ATGTCAGGAATCAAGCTCGATCAGATTGATCGGAAGGTATTAGAAATTTTACAGACGAACGCTAAAATCACCAACGCCCAATTATCGAAAGAAATTGGCTTATCGCCTGCTCCGACACTGGAGCGCGTAAAAAAATTAGAGACTTCGGGAATCATTCAAAGCTATCACGCCCAACTAAACCGGGATCGGGTTGGCCTGGGTGTTACAACGTTCGTACAGGTGTCGCTGGTTGGGCACAAAAAGCAGGTAACGGAGTCATTTGTCAACGCCGTAAAAAACATTCCGGAGATTATTGAGTGCCATCACATCACCGGTTCCGGCGATTTTCTGTTGAAAGTTATTGCCAAAGATATTGCTTCGTATCAGGTTCTGATGCTGGAAAAAATCAACGAAATTGAAGAAGTAGCCAGCACCCAGACGATGGTGATTCTCTCAACTTTCAAGGAAAGCAAAGTACTGCCCATTCCCTGA
- a CDS encoding glycoside hydrolase family 10 protein, giving the protein MRGLDRLSGIILLFFAMTGIVCAQTPPKREFRAVWIATVDNIDWPSVRGLSSDNQRAEFVSLLDQHQRAGINAVIVQIRAAADAFYAKGAEPWSFWLTGQQGRAPEPFYDPLEFMIKEAHDRGMEFHAWFNLDRATFSKLSSVTPDHISNRRPEWMLHYGGRKLFNLGLPEVRSYVTGIVTNIIRNYDVDGIHFDDYFYPYGIAGQVVRDEVTFKTYGNGMNRDNWRRENVNQLIRQLHDSIQTIKPYVKFGVSPFGVWKNRTQDPEGSETTGGLTSYFDLYADTRKWIREGWIDYIAPQVYFSTDFVKVPYRLLVDWWVKNGFSRHLYIGQGAFRVNRSTPRDRAWDDPNEISTQLKYNRQFSQVHGSIFFSSKSLTNNLNGVRDTLLTNFYRYPALIPPMTWKDPEPPLSPKDLKANPTPEGVELFWQEPAPAPDGDKAHYYVIYRFDRKDKMVLEDPTHIVAICVGEHTTRFIDRTAEPDKRYVYAITSFDRLHNESAPIQVNVRVPEQ; this is encoded by the coding sequence ATGCGCGGTCTGGATCGGCTTTCTGGTATCATCTTACTCTTTTTCGCAATGACGGGCATTGTCTGTGCCCAAACTCCCCCCAAACGCGAATTTCGGGCGGTCTGGATTGCGACGGTGGATAACATTGATTGGCCGAGCGTGCGGGGGTTATCGTCCGACAATCAGCGGGCGGAGTTTGTCAGTCTGCTCGACCAGCACCAGCGGGCGGGTATCAACGCCGTCATCGTACAGATACGGGCGGCTGCCGATGCGTTCTACGCCAAAGGGGCAGAACCCTGGTCGTTCTGGCTGACCGGGCAGCAGGGCCGCGCGCCGGAACCCTTCTACGATCCGCTGGAATTTATGATCAAGGAAGCCCACGACCGCGGCATGGAATTTCACGCCTGGTTTAACCTCGACCGCGCCACCTTCAGTAAACTGTCCAGCGTTACACCGGACCACATCAGCAACCGGCGACCGGAGTGGATGTTGCACTACGGCGGCCGCAAACTCTTTAATCTGGGGCTACCCGAAGTGCGCAGTTACGTGACCGGAATCGTGACCAATATCATCCGGAATTACGATGTCGACGGTATTCACTTTGACGATTACTTTTACCCGTACGGGATTGCCGGGCAAGTGGTCAGGGATGAGGTAACATTCAAGACCTACGGCAACGGCATGAACCGCGATAACTGGCGCCGGGAAAACGTCAATCAGCTCATCCGTCAGCTGCACGACTCGATACAGACCATTAAACCGTATGTGAAGTTTGGCGTCAGTCCGTTTGGCGTCTGGAAAAACCGTACTCAGGATCCGGAAGGATCGGAAACAACAGGCGGTCTGACTTCTTATTTTGATCTCTACGCCGACACGCGCAAGTGGATTCGTGAAGGCTGGATTGATTACATCGCCCCGCAGGTTTATTTCAGTACGGATTTTGTGAAAGTGCCGTATCGTCTGCTGGTCGACTGGTGGGTTAAAAACGGTTTTAGCCGTCATCTTTACATTGGGCAGGGTGCGTTTCGAGTCAACCGGTCCACCCCCCGCGACCGGGCCTGGGATGACCCGAACGAAATATCCACCCAACTGAAGTACAACCGTCAGTTCAGTCAGGTTCACGGCAGTATTTTTTTTAGCTCCAAATCACTTACCAACAACCTCAACGGTGTTCGGGATACGCTGTTGACGAACTTTTACCGGTATCCGGCCCTCATACCGCCCATGACCTGGAAAGACCCGGAACCACCACTTTCCCCGAAAGATTTAAAGGCCAACCCAACGCCGGAAGGTGTGGAGCTGTTCTGGCAGGAACCTGCCCCCGCGCCGGACGGCGATAAAGCCCATTATTATGTAATATATCGTTTCGACCGGAAAGACAAGATGGTGCTGGAAGACCCGACCCACATTGTCGCCATCTGTGTGGGGGAGCATACGACCCGATTCATCGACCGCACCGCCGAACCGGACAAGCGGTACGTGTATGCCATTACGTCATTTGACCGGCTGCACAACGAAAGTGCGCCGATTCAGGTCAACGTTCGGGTGCCGGAGCAGTGA
- a CDS encoding sugar phosphate isomerase/epimerase family protein, with protein sequence MYTIGINTFLFTSPFTNESVKWFSKFAEWGFDTVEIGLEDPANIDPQVVKQALADAKLGCRTVCAAMSLDRDFRGDEEQQQNAMTYLKGVLDVMEIIGAEMLVGPLYSSVGRAEATPKEVYAEQQKAVVKNLKELADYAAGKGLKIALEPLNRFETDFINTVDQAIELADLVGNDAVRLHLDTFHMNIEQKSQADAIRKAGSRLELLHTCGCDRGIPGNDHINWDSIGQALKDIDFKGQLVIESFTPDVKAIAKAAAIWRDIESSGEDIAVKGLAFLKTV encoded by the coding sequence ATGTACACCATCGGGATTAACACGTTTTTGTTTACGTCACCCTTCACCAACGAAAGTGTGAAGTGGTTTTCAAAATTTGCTGAATGGGGTTTCGACACCGTAGAAATCGGGCTGGAAGATCCCGCAAACATTGACCCGCAAGTTGTTAAACAAGCGCTGGCCGATGCCAAGCTGGGCTGCAGGACGGTTTGCGCGGCCATGAGCCTCGACCGCGATTTCCGGGGCGACGAGGAGCAGCAGCAAAATGCCATGACGTATTTGAAAGGTGTGCTGGATGTGATGGAGATAATTGGAGCCGAAATGCTGGTTGGCCCGCTGTATTCGAGCGTTGGACGCGCCGAAGCGACCCCCAAAGAGGTTTACGCCGAACAACAGAAAGCCGTTGTCAAGAATTTGAAAGAACTGGCCGACTACGCAGCGGGCAAAGGCTTAAAAATAGCCCTTGAGCCATTGAACCGCTTCGAAACCGACTTCATCAACACCGTTGATCAGGCCATTGAACTGGCGGATCTGGTAGGCAACGATGCTGTTCGGCTGCACCTCGACACGTTCCACATGAACATCGAGCAGAAATCCCAGGCCGACGCCATTCGCAAGGCTGGATCACGGCTGGAGTTGCTGCACACCTGCGGTTGCGACCGCGGTATTCCCGGCAATGACCACATTAACTGGGACTCCATCGGTCAGGCACTGAAAGACATTGACTTTAAAGGCCAGTTGGTAATCGAGTCCTTTACGCCGGATGTAAAAGCCATTGCCAAAGCCGCTGCCATCTGGCGCGACATCGAATCTTCGGGAGAAGACATCGCCGTAAAAGGACTGGCTTTTCTGAAAACCGTATAA
- a CDS encoding 4-hydroxy-3-methylbut-2-enyl diphosphate reductase yields the protein MKSFNIPDYYRSHIISPLKELRRKRDKLKRDFTPTLLDFGPVRFLVARHFGFCYGVENAIEIAYKAISENPDKRIFLLSEMIHNPDVNRDLQERGVRFLMETSGKQIVPWDNLKSDDVVVIPAFGTTIEIQQKLAQIGLNVEQYDTTCPFVEKVWNKATQIGQKDYTVVVHGKPSHEETRATFSHSKESAPTVVVKDMAQAQRLATYLTGESAKEAFYTEFKGQFSEGFDPERDLQRIGVVNQTTMLASDTQQIADYLKTVMIRHHHLMPEEVETRFANTRDTLCYATNDNQDSTYALLKNPADFALVAGGYNSSNTLHLVELCQQQLPTYFIETEQKILSRELVRHFDIHAKQEVVTEHFLPNHEPVTVLLTCGASCPDAVVEGILLKTVSFFPTARPIDEVMAEVTQRFSA from the coding sequence ATGAAATCCTTCAACATTCCGGATTATTACCGCAGCCACATCATCAGTCCGTTGAAAGAACTTCGCCGGAAGCGTGATAAACTCAAACGGGATTTTACGCCCACCCTGCTTGATTTCGGCCCGGTCCGGTTTCTGGTCGCCCGGCACTTTGGGTTTTGTTACGGGGTAGAAAACGCCATCGAAATTGCCTACAAAGCCATCTCCGAGAATCCCGACAAACGCATCTTCCTTCTGAGTGAAATGATTCACAATCCGGACGTAAACCGGGATTTGCAGGAACGCGGTGTTCGTTTTCTGATGGAAACGTCAGGTAAGCAGATTGTTCCGTGGGACAATTTAAAATCCGATGACGTTGTAGTTATTCCGGCTTTCGGAACAACCATTGAAATTCAGCAGAAGCTGGCTCAAATTGGCTTAAACGTTGAGCAATACGACACGACCTGTCCTTTTGTGGAAAAGGTTTGGAACAAAGCCACCCAAATTGGTCAGAAAGATTATACCGTGGTGGTGCACGGAAAACCGTCGCACGAAGAAACCCGCGCTACGTTTTCACACAGCAAGGAGTCGGCCCCGACCGTGGTCGTGAAAGATATGGCTCAGGCGCAACGCCTGGCTACCTACCTAACCGGCGAGTCGGCGAAAGAAGCGTTTTATACCGAATTTAAAGGTCAGTTTTCGGAAGGGTTCGATCCTGAGCGCGATTTGCAGCGCATTGGCGTTGTGAACCAGACGACCATGCTTGCGTCGGATACGCAGCAGATTGCCGATTATCTGAAAACCGTCATGATCCGGCATCATCACCTGATGCCGGAAGAGGTAGAAACGCGCTTTGCCAATACCCGCGATACCCTCTGCTACGCAACCAACGACAACCAGGATTCGACCTACGCCCTGCTGAAAAACCCCGCTGATTTTGCCCTCGTAGCCGGTGGTTACAACAGTTCCAACACGCTGCACCTGGTCGAGCTGTGCCAGCAGCAGCTACCGACGTATTTTATTGAAACCGAGCAGAAGATTCTGTCAAGGGAGTTGGTTCGGCACTTTGATATTCATGCCAAGCAGGAAGTTGTCACGGAACACTTTCTTCCCAACCACGAGCCGGTGACAGTTTTGCTGACCTGCGGAGCCTCCTGCCCTGATGCGGTGGTGGAAGGAATTCTCCTCAAAACTGTTTCTTTTTTCCCGACGGCCCGGCCCATAGACGAGGTGATGGCCGAAGTTACCCAACGGTTTAGTGCCTGA